One window from the genome of Candidatus Didemnitutus sp. encodes:
- a CDS encoding PDZ domain-containing protein, which produces MFARPWILRPATLTLTLLAACFPLSSAAGLRDGLTATEARQLQREARLVFELLQNHHYSGRAFLELKNQDLLRGFLNELDPDGSFLLESDGEFIFRRFGQTLKSVYLARGDLQPAFEIFDLYQERVAARVDWIATRVTQPLDLTLDGERDEQAAKHPPKTAAEADARWELRLKDEILDEIVAGRTPDEAKTELTRRYREFQRNVAGIDPLLVRERFFDSVIRTYDPHSGYFSADSAGEFAVTMGRTLAGIGLRLGKREGRCVVERVDAGGPADLHSPLEPGDTVLALADPDGAWQDVASLRLQDIVRRVRGSAGTTLRLAYAPGGGNERREITLTRAEIVSPRDRASGAVLEVPADGTVSRRVGWIRLPAFYAAGRDTDATSATRDVRELLAAMDLAKLDGLVLDLRENPGGALTEAVGLSGLFLPPSSVVMHTRQAGAQPETLRTAADAAPLYTGPLVVLTSAQSASASEVFAGALKFHHRALIAGAASTYGKGTVQNYIELAAAARLPKAETASWGTLRLTAQRFYLPDGATVQRTGVTADLEFPGPGGESPPREADLPGALANEPTPIAPPVTPAVAAGKGQLDAALFTALRARWERDEKELPEWSLWKRESALRDRQRTEKHPLQQAAREASHQEETTAREELRRERRKLTAVAAWPGTACNLQAVTSALEQSDRALRAVDAQAAPGVVIVETEQHRLRKLRAGTVDFTRFSGDAAALAQAFSRSAGKTADPEAVRALLCDFSLQRERHAAAWQACARRHFPADQWTDDELAHGLAALLGALPAIDPELAREHAALDVPLREALRLAAEWAGHPQS; this is translated from the coding sequence ATGTTCGCACGTCCGTGGATTCTCCGCCCTGCAACCTTAACGCTCACTCTGCTCGCCGCCTGCTTCCCGCTGTCCAGCGCGGCCGGCCTGCGTGATGGCCTGACGGCGACGGAAGCCCGCCAGCTGCAACGCGAGGCGCGCCTCGTCTTCGAGCTGCTGCAGAACCACCACTACTCGGGCCGCGCCTTCCTCGAACTCAAGAACCAGGACCTGCTCCGCGGCTTCCTCAACGAACTCGATCCCGACGGCAGCTTCCTGCTCGAGTCGGACGGCGAGTTCATCTTCCGCCGCTTCGGCCAGACGTTGAAATCGGTCTACCTCGCCCGCGGCGACCTCCAGCCCGCATTCGAGATTTTCGATCTTTACCAGGAGCGAGTCGCGGCGCGCGTGGACTGGATCGCCACCCGCGTCACCCAACCGCTCGACCTCACGCTCGACGGAGAGCGCGACGAGCAAGCCGCGAAGCATCCGCCGAAGACCGCCGCCGAGGCCGACGCGCGCTGGGAGCTGCGCCTCAAGGACGAGATCCTCGACGAGATCGTCGCCGGCCGGACGCCCGACGAGGCGAAGACCGAGCTCACGCGGCGCTACCGGGAGTTCCAGCGCAACGTCGCCGGCATAGATCCCTTGCTGGTGCGCGAGCGGTTCTTCGACTCCGTGATCCGCACCTACGATCCCCACAGCGGCTACTTTTCGGCCGACTCCGCCGGAGAGTTCGCAGTGACGATGGGCCGGACACTGGCCGGCATCGGCCTGCGACTCGGCAAGCGCGAAGGTCGCTGCGTCGTCGAACGCGTCGACGCCGGCGGTCCGGCCGACCTGCACTCCCCGCTCGAACCCGGCGACACGGTCCTCGCCCTCGCCGATCCTGACGGCGCTTGGCAGGATGTCGCGTCACTCCGCTTGCAGGACATCGTCCGCCGCGTCCGCGGCTCCGCCGGCACGACCCTGCGCCTCGCCTACGCTCCCGGCGGCGGCAACGAGCGTCGCGAGATCACCCTTACGCGGGCCGAGATCGTCTCGCCCCGCGACCGCGCCTCCGGCGCCGTGCTTGAAGTGCCGGCCGACGGAACTGTTTCCCGCCGCGTCGGCTGGATCCGGCTCCCGGCGTTTTACGCCGCAGGCCGCGACACCGACGCCACCAGCGCGACGCGCGACGTCCGCGAGCTCCTGGCCGCGATGGATCTCGCGAAACTCGACGGCCTCGTCCTCGACTTGCGCGAAAATCCCGGTGGCGCGCTCACCGAAGCGGTAGGCTTGAGCGGACTCTTCCTGCCACCGAGCTCCGTGGTCATGCACACCCGGCAGGCTGGAGCCCAACCCGAGACCCTACGCACCGCGGCGGACGCCGCGCCGCTCTACACCGGCCCCCTCGTCGTGCTGACATCAGCGCAAAGCGCGTCCGCCAGCGAAGTCTTCGCGGGCGCCCTGAAATTCCACCACCGCGCCCTCATCGCCGGCGCCGCTTCCACCTACGGCAAGGGCACGGTGCAAAACTACATCGAGCTCGCCGCCGCCGCGCGCCTGCCCAAGGCCGAAACCGCCAGCTGGGGCACGCTGCGCCTCACCGCCCAACGATTCTACCTGCCCGACGGCGCGACGGTGCAGCGCACGGGCGTCACGGCCGACCTCGAGTTTCCCGGTCCGGGCGGCGAGTCCCCGCCCCGCGAGGCAGACCTGCCGGGTGCGCTGGCCAACGAGCCCACTCCGATCGCGCCTCCGGTCACTCCCGCTGTCGCCGCGGGCAAGGGGCAATTGGACGCCGCGCTGTTCACCGCGCTCCGCGCCCGCTGGGAGCGGGACGAGAAGGAGCTGCCCGAATGGTCGCTGTGGAAACGCGAGAGTGCGCTGCGGGACCGCCAGCGCACCGAGAAACACCCGCTGCAGCAAGCCGCGCGCGAAGCGTCGCATCAGGAGGAAACCACGGCGCGTGAGGAATTGCGCCGCGAGCGACGCAAGTTGACTGCTGTCGCCGCGTGGCCGGGCACCGCCTGCAATCTCCAGGCGGTCACGAGCGCACTCGAGCAGAGCGACCGGGCGCTGCGCGCGGTCGACGCCCAGGCCGCACCCGGCGTGGTCATCGTCGAGACCGAGCAGCACCGGCTCCGGAAACTGCGGGCCGGCACGGTCGATTTCACCCGCTTTTCCGGCGATGCCGCCGCGCTCGCGCAGGCCTTTTCCCGCAGCGCCGGGAAGACCGCGGATCCCGAGGCGGTGCGCGCCTTACTCTGTGACTTCAGTCTCCAGCGCGAGCGTCACGCCGCGGCGTGGCAGGCCTGCGCGCGGCGTCATTTCCCCGCCGACCAGTGGACCGACGACGAGCTGGCCCACGGACTCGCGGCGCTCCTCGGCGCCCTCCCCGCGATCGACCCGGAGCTGGCGCGCGAGCACGCCGCCCTCGACGTGCCGCTGCGCGAGGCGCTCCGCCTCGCCGCCGAATGGGCCGGCCATCCGCAATCGTGA
- a CDS encoding sel1 repeat family protein, with translation MKKFLFPVAAALWALSALAENPPAPTAPAAPSPTVAEQDDDAPAPAAPKPDPAAAQYWQAIKLLGSKKPAEQEAGRTALQAAADLEYLHAQVQLAQCHLTGGYGFKKDERRAINLLRLAAERGSGFAQVSLGACYASGTGIRTDETKAAEWLRAALAPAADFSRPTPPADFEFAADTETDGVVGQQAADPANGARASAHFLLGVLLAKGKKDAEAQEHFVAAASAGPDGRDGVFQAAVTAALNFAFGHGTPRDLDKAHAMLERSRHLTARLGVNLIHNYSTLKLVDEFAIADLEQDADAAARRVETGLQFKIAAQFADKKSKDYNPAEAARWYELAAQNGEGWAMVQLAFLHADGSLGKTDLTKAFEWLEKAGSGDKPKDFLGAANLALCYANGIGTTKDSAKAGAIFQKLKENDLVCHLGSIGQAPTALITRDQLIALMQTWAKKKSDPHAQFLWGLLLMDARYEHADFDDGLRWIKKGAKAKDGPALRQLGYLHERLYWRLGETREQGLKEAAECYRQATEANDVPGMNNYALLLSDGLGVPRDTERAETLYLRALQLLPDYTAAHNNLAVLYRSRLNTMQTPGQAEQRAALVAKVLEHFEAAAAGSEAVAAKNLGDIYREGEIAPRDYRRAYGYYEQAAGLGLPMVHLTLGDMHELGQGVPVTLTEAAYHYRLAALAGNFEALRRLVNFYIEGRGVSTDLDRAMFWLRRLALFHPGALPTACDILIHKGDFENALKILRQLANSDNDVLAGYANNRLSECYLAGWGVKPNPAKAKKYFDVAVKKGDSEALTKLGMDLMKDKKAAEGVAMFERAAAKSRDANFYLGQLYYFGTDVPKDEAKALAYLHTAAERGQAGALYFLAGLTFNGAAGAPSLEEAVRFATQAESLGHPKAAALRTRLEQRLKENARPTEQSARARAS, from the coding sequence ATGAAGAAGTTCCTGTTCCCCGTCGCGGCCGCCCTCTGGGCGTTGTCCGCCCTGGCCGAAAACCCGCCCGCGCCGACCGCGCCGGCAGCGCCCAGCCCGACCGTCGCCGAGCAGGACGACGACGCCCCCGCCCCGGCCGCGCCGAAGCCCGACCCCGCCGCCGCACAATACTGGCAGGCCATCAAGCTGCTCGGCAGCAAGAAGCCCGCCGAGCAGGAAGCCGGGCGCACCGCGCTGCAGGCGGCGGCGGACCTCGAGTATCTGCACGCCCAGGTCCAGCTCGCCCAGTGCCACCTCACCGGCGGCTATGGATTCAAGAAGGACGAGCGTCGTGCGATCAACCTCCTCCGTCTCGCCGCCGAGCGCGGCAGCGGATTCGCCCAGGTCAGCCTCGGCGCCTGCTACGCGAGCGGCACCGGCATCCGGACCGACGAGACCAAGGCCGCCGAGTGGCTCCGCGCGGCCCTCGCCCCGGCGGCGGACTTCTCGCGGCCGACGCCGCCCGCCGACTTCGAGTTCGCCGCCGACACCGAGACGGACGGCGTGGTGGGCCAGCAGGCCGCCGATCCCGCGAATGGCGCGCGCGCCTCCGCCCACTTCCTGCTGGGCGTGTTGCTGGCCAAGGGCAAGAAGGACGCGGAAGCCCAGGAGCACTTCGTCGCTGCCGCCAGCGCGGGTCCCGACGGGCGCGACGGCGTCTTCCAGGCCGCGGTGACCGCCGCGCTCAATTTCGCCTTCGGCCACGGCACGCCGCGCGATCTCGACAAGGCGCACGCCATGCTCGAACGCAGCCGCCATCTCACCGCCCGGCTCGGCGTGAACCTCATCCACAACTACTCCACGCTGAAACTCGTCGACGAGTTCGCCATCGCCGACCTCGAGCAGGACGCCGACGCCGCAGCCCGGCGCGTCGAGACCGGCCTGCAATTCAAGATCGCCGCGCAGTTCGCAGACAAGAAATCGAAGGACTACAACCCGGCCGAAGCCGCCCGCTGGTATGAGCTCGCGGCGCAGAACGGCGAGGGCTGGGCCATGGTCCAGCTCGCCTTCCTCCACGCGGACGGCAGCCTCGGCAAGACGGACCTGACCAAGGCCTTCGAGTGGCTCGAAAAGGCCGGCAGCGGCGACAAGCCGAAGGACTTCCTCGGCGCCGCCAACCTCGCGCTCTGCTATGCCAATGGCATCGGCACGACCAAGGACTCGGCGAAGGCCGGCGCGATCTTCCAAAAGCTCAAGGAGAACGACCTCGTCTGCCACCTCGGCTCCATCGGCCAGGCGCCCACGGCGCTCATCACGCGCGACCAGCTGATCGCACTCATGCAGACCTGGGCGAAGAAGAAGAGCGATCCGCACGCCCAGTTCCTCTGGGGCCTGCTCCTTATGGACGCTCGCTACGAGCACGCGGATTTCGACGACGGCCTGCGCTGGATCAAGAAAGGCGCCAAGGCGAAGGACGGTCCTGCCCTGCGCCAGCTCGGCTACCTGCACGAGCGACTGTATTGGCGCCTCGGCGAGACCCGCGAACAGGGATTGAAGGAAGCCGCGGAGTGCTACCGCCAAGCAACCGAGGCGAACGATGTGCCGGGCATGAACAACTATGCGCTCCTCCTCAGCGACGGCCTCGGCGTGCCGCGCGACACCGAGCGCGCAGAGACGCTTTACCTGCGCGCCCTCCAGTTGCTCCCCGACTACACTGCCGCCCACAACAATCTCGCGGTGCTCTACCGCTCGCGCCTGAACACGATGCAGACCCCGGGCCAAGCCGAGCAACGCGCGGCGCTGGTGGCCAAGGTGCTGGAGCACTTCGAGGCCGCGGCGGCGGGCAGCGAGGCCGTGGCAGCCAAGAACCTCGGCGACATTTATCGCGAGGGTGAAATCGCGCCACGAGACTACCGGCGCGCCTACGGCTATTACGAGCAGGCCGCAGGCCTCGGCTTGCCGATGGTGCACCTAACCCTCGGCGATATGCACGAGCTCGGCCAAGGCGTCCCGGTCACGCTCACCGAGGCGGCCTATCACTACCGCTTGGCGGCGCTGGCCGGCAATTTCGAGGCGCTCCGCCGCCTGGTGAATTTCTACATCGAGGGCCGCGGCGTGTCCACCGACCTCGACCGCGCCATGTTCTGGCTCCGCCGGCTGGCGTTATTCCATCCCGGCGCCCTCCCGACCGCCTGTGACATCCTCATCCACAAAGGGGATTTCGAGAACGCGCTCAAGATCCTGCGCCAATTGGCCAACAGCGACAACGATGTCCTCGCCGGCTACGCCAACAACCGCCTGTCCGAATGCTACCTCGCCGGCTGGGGCGTGAAGCCGAATCCCGCGAAGGCGAAGAAATATTTCGATGTCGCCGTAAAGAAGGGCGACAGCGAGGCACTCACCAAACTCGGCATGGACCTGATGAAGGACAAGAAGGCCGCCGAGGGCGTCGCGATGTTCGAACGCGCGGCGGCGAAATCGCGCGATGCGAATTTCTACCTCGGACAGCTCTACTATTTCGGCACCGACGTTCCCAAGGACGAAGCCAAGGCCCTCGCCTACCTGCACACCGCAGCGGAGCGCGGCCAAGCCGGAGCGCTGTATTTCCTCGCCGGTCTCACCTTCAACGGCGCCGCGGGGGCACCCAGCCTCGAGGAGGCGGTGCGGTTCGCCACGCAGGCAGAGTCTCTCGGCCATCCGAAGGCGGCCGCGCTCCGCACGAGACTCGAACAGCGACTAAAGGAAAACGCCCGCCCCACCGAGCAATCCGCCCGAGCACGCGCATCTTGA